GCATCCGACAAATCGATAAGAGGCGAAAATGAGCGAAATCACAGCCGCAATGGTCAAGGAACTGCGCGAAAAGAGCGGCGCAGGCATGATGGACTGCAAGAAGGCGCTCGCCGAAACCAATGGCGACATGGAAGCCGCGATCGACTGGCTGCGCGCCAAGGGTATCGCCAAGGCTGACAAGAAGTCTGGCCGTACTGCTGCAGAAGGTCTCGTCGGCATTGCCAGCGCTGGCACCAGCGCCGTGGTTGTCGAAGTCAACTCCGAAACCGACTTCGTTGCCCGTAACGATGCGTTCCAGGATCTCGTCCGTGGCGTTGCTTCTGTTGCGCTGACGACTGATGGTTCTGTTGAGGCTGTTTCGGCTGCAACCTACCCAGCGACCGGCAAGTCCGTCACCGATACGATCAAGGACGCAATCGCCACCATCGGCGAAAACATGACGCTTCGCCGTTCTGCAAAGCTTTCGGTCGAAGACGGTGTGGTTGCGACCTACATCCACAACGCTGCTGCTGATTCGCTCGGCAAGCTGGGCGTTCTGGTTGCTCTCAAGTCGACCGGTAACAAGGATGTTCTGACAGCTATCGGCCGCCAGGTTGCCATGCACGTTGCCGCAACCAACCCGCTGGCTGTTCGCGCCGAGGAAGTCGACGCTGCCGTTGCCGAGCGTGAGCGTAACGTCTTCATCGAGCAGTCCCGCGCATCCGGCAAGCCGGACGCGATCATCGAGAAGATGGTTGAAGGCCGCATGCGCAAGTTCTTCGAAGAAGTCGCGCTTCTGTCGCAGGCATTCGTCATCAATCCTGACCTGACGGTTGCCGCTGCTCTCAAGGAAGCGGAAAAGGATGCCGGTGCGCCGATCGAAGTTACGGGCATCGTTCGTCTCCTGCTCGGCGAAGGCGTCGAGAAGGAAGAGACGGATTTCGCTGCAGAAGTTGCTGCGGCCGTTAAGCACTAAGCTTTCGTCCTAAAACCTGTAAAAGCCTGGGGCATCGCGTGACAATGCGATGCCCTTCGTGTATCCGGCATTCGGTGCGATCCTCGAAGGAGTTTCCATGTCTTCCACCCAACCCGTCTATAAACGTGTACTGCTGAAGGTCTCTGGTGAGGCGCTGATGGGCAGTCAGGGCTTTGGCATTGACGTCACTGTCGCCGATCGTATTGCCGCCGACATTGCCGAGGCCGTCTCCATGGGAGTTGAAGTCGGCGTGGTCGTAGGCGGAGGCAACATTTTCCGCGGCGT
The window above is part of the Rhizobium rhizoryzae genome. Proteins encoded here:
- the tsf gene encoding translation elongation factor Ts; this translates as MSEITAAMVKELREKSGAGMMDCKKALAETNGDMEAAIDWLRAKGIAKADKKSGRTAAEGLVGIASAGTSAVVVEVNSETDFVARNDAFQDLVRGVASVALTTDGSVEAVSAATYPATGKSVTDTIKDAIATIGENMTLRRSAKLSVEDGVVATYIHNAAADSLGKLGVLVALKSTGNKDVLTAIGRQVAMHVAATNPLAVRAEEVDAAVAERERNVFIEQSRASGKPDAIIEKMVEGRMRKFFEEVALLSQAFVINPDLTVAAALKEAEKDAGAPIEVTGIVRLLLGEGVEKEETDFAAEVAAAVKH